Proteins from one Gimesia maris genomic window:
- a CDS encoding F0F1 ATP synthase subunit delta — protein MSIDWFTFTAQILNFLVLVWLLSHFLYKPVLNAMAEREKKIAAEHEAATAAQNEAKSELARYQQQTEDLSHAREELLAEAGKEIQIWKEQHLAQARKEIAQEKTDWFRALHRERESFLREARLRMAAHMHQMSHRILKELADSDLQQQTISVFMNRIKQIDETHKQEFLAKLESSDPQMLVESAFELTQPERKNITDLIHDYLSREVTIRFRVNHELICGIDLHLAGYKISWNLQESLEELEEEFVRSLNDVISTDSEPGINPKA, from the coding sequence ATGTCCATCGACTGGTTTACTTTTACTGCTCAGATTCTTAACTTTCTGGTCCTCGTCTGGCTGTTATCTCATTTCCTCTATAAGCCAGTGCTGAACGCAATGGCAGAGCGGGAAAAAAAGATCGCTGCAGAACACGAAGCAGCCACCGCTGCGCAAAACGAAGCAAAATCCGAACTGGCCCGATATCAACAACAGACCGAAGACCTTTCGCATGCCCGGGAGGAATTACTGGCTGAGGCAGGGAAAGAAATTCAGATCTGGAAAGAACAGCATCTTGCGCAGGCGCGCAAGGAAATCGCCCAGGAGAAAACAGACTGGTTCCGTGCTCTGCACCGCGAACGCGAATCCTTTTTAAGAGAAGCCCGCCTGCGCATGGCTGCACACATGCATCAAATGAGCCATCGGATCCTCAAAGAACTGGCAGATTCAGATCTGCAACAACAGACGATTTCCGTTTTCATGAACCGGATCAAACAGATTGATGAAACACATAAACAGGAGTTTCTCGCCAAGCTGGAATCGTCTGACCCGCAAATGCTGGTCGAAAGTGCTTTCGAACTGACACAACCCGAACGGAAGAATATTACGGACCTGATCCATGATTATCTCAGCAGGGAAGTGACGATTCGTTTTCGCGTGAATCATGAATTGATTTGTGGAATTGATCTCCATCTGGCTGGTTACAAAATCTCCTGGAATCTGCAGGAATCGCTGGAAGAACTCGAAGAAGAATTTGTACGTTCCCTCAATGATGTCATCTCAACCGACTCCGAACCAGGGATCAATCCGAAGGCATAA
- a CDS encoding F0F1 ATP synthase subunit C, with protein MDSNTVIAAVSIFTAGITIAIGSIGPALGEGRALAQALSAIAQQPDEASTITRTLFVGLAMVESTAIYCFVISMILIFANPFWNHFMQAATR; from the coding sequence ATGGACTCAAACACTGTCATTGCAGCAGTTTCGATATTTACAGCGGGAATTACCATCGCCATCGGATCCATTGGCCCGGCACTTGGGGAAGGCAGAGCCCTCGCCCAGGCGTTAAGCGCTATTGCGCAGCAGCCCGATGAAGCCAGTACAATTACGCGGACCCTGTTCGTGGGGCTCGCCATGGTAGAATCGACGGCGATTTACTGTTTCGTGATTTCCATGATTCTGATCTTTGCCAATCCGTTCTGGAATCACTTTATGCAGGCAGCCACCAGGTAA
- a CDS encoding F0F1 ATP synthase subunit A has protein sequence MNMSPDEPLWQWEFLILNRTILFTWLVMGLLTCGSWFITRRLSTSAHLSRGQNLLEVLVSGLRNQIQEVSQQDPGPYLPFIGTLFLFIVVSNILSIVPGYHAPTSSISTTAALATCVFVAVPLYGIASQGLVDYLKQYIRPSVLMLPFNIIGELSRTLALAVRLYGNIMSGSVIGAILLGFVPLFVPILMQAFGLLTGIIQAYIFSVLAMVYIASATQVSQAISEQPQSPEEYSKQKK, from the coding sequence ATGAATATGTCACCCGATGAACCGCTCTGGCAGTGGGAATTTCTGATTCTGAACAGAACCATTCTGTTTACCTGGCTGGTGATGGGCCTGCTGACCTGCGGCTCCTGGTTCATCACACGACGACTGAGTACCAGCGCCCATCTTTCACGGGGTCAGAATCTGCTTGAAGTACTGGTGTCAGGACTACGAAATCAGATTCAGGAAGTCAGTCAGCAGGATCCCGGTCCCTACCTCCCTTTTATTGGAACCCTGTTTTTATTCATTGTCGTCTCGAATATTCTCTCAATCGTACCCGGTTATCATGCCCCGACCAGTTCCATCTCGACAACAGCGGCTCTGGCAACCTGTGTGTTTGTAGCCGTCCCCCTTTATGGAATTGCAAGCCAGGGACTGGTGGATTATCTGAAGCAGTACATTCGCCCCTCTGTTCTGATGCTTCCGTTCAATATCATCGGCGAACTGTCGCGGACCCTGGCTCTGGCTGTGCGACTTTATGGCAACATCATGAGTGGTAGCGTTATCGGAGCCATTCTACTGGGATTCGTACCCCTGTTTGTGCCCATTCTGATGCAGGCCTTTGGACTGCTGACAGGCATCATCCAGGCTTATATCTTTTCAGTACTGGCGATGGTCTACATTGCATCAGCCACACAAGTTTCACAGGCAATAAGCGAACAGCCACAATCACCTGAAGAATATTCAAAACAGAAAAAATAA
- a CDS encoding ATP synthase subunit I, translating into MNVELLLQLLASLVCGLVLGTLFFGGLWLTIRNLQKVSHPALLFLASALTRTILTISGFWCIGVWLDESSRWQRLTVCLAGFILARMICTRIIRTDQPTFSGKSA; encoded by the coding sequence ATGAATGTTGAACTGCTGTTACAGCTTCTCGCGAGTCTGGTCTGTGGCCTGGTACTGGGCACACTGTTTTTTGGTGGGCTCTGGCTGACCATTCGCAATCTGCAGAAGGTCTCTCATCCTGCCTTATTATTTCTGGCTTCAGCCCTGACAAGAACCATCCTGACCATTTCCGGTTTCTGGTGCATCGGCGTCTGGCTTGATGAATCTTCACGCTGGCAACGCCTGACCGTCTGCCTGGCCGGATTCATTCTTGCCCGCATGATCTGCACACGCATAATCAGAACTGATCAACCGACTTTCTCAGGAAAATCCGCGTAA
- a CDS encoding AtpZ/AtpI family protein — MMSDKQPERENDHRFANHDFQEGPLHLHEQAQIEQRIASQEARKLKAQREKHHTIWFGFGMFGLIGWSVTIPAVLGAILGMWIDARWPGPYSWTLMLMIGGVALGCLNAWKWIHKEGNIEK, encoded by the coding sequence ATGATGTCTGATAAGCAGCCTGAGCGCGAGAATGATCATCGCTTCGCTAATCACGATTTCCAGGAAGGTCCCCTGCACCTGCATGAACAAGCACAGATTGAACAGAGGATCGCCTCACAGGAAGCACGGAAACTGAAAGCACAACGTGAAAAACATCATACGATCTGGTTCGGGTTCGGGATGTTTGGACTGATTGGCTGGTCTGTCACAATCCCGGCGGTACTGGGGGCGATACTGGGGATGTGGATCGATGCACGCTGGCCGGGTCCGTATTCCTGGACTTTAATGTTGATGATTGGAGGGGTCGCTCTTGGTTGTTTGAATGCCTGGAAATGGATCCATAAAGAAGGAAATATTGAAAAATGA
- a CDS encoding F0F1 ATP synthase subunit epsilon has product MNLKVLLPTEILIDQPVMKVVAEAENGSFCLLPRHVDFVSALLPGILTFVDKQNDETYLGIGGGILTKTGAEVRVSTIYAVQGEDLGTLRQKVAAQFEAQYERERLVRSAIAKLEADILRHFVKQGVGNDV; this is encoded by the coding sequence ATGAACCTGAAAGTGCTGTTACCAACAGAAATTCTGATTGACCAGCCTGTCATGAAGGTGGTCGCGGAAGCAGAGAACGGTTCATTCTGTCTGCTGCCGCGGCATGTTGATTTTGTGTCCGCCCTGTTGCCTGGTATTTTGACTTTTGTGGACAAACAGAACGACGAAACCTATCTGGGCATTGGTGGAGGTATCCTCACAAAAACCGGGGCTGAAGTTCGTGTTTCCACAATTTATGCCGTCCAGGGGGAGGATCTGGGCACACTTCGCCAGAAAGTCGCTGCTCAATTTGAAGCACAGTATGAAAGAGAGCGTCTGGTTCGTTCAGCCATTGCGAAACTGGAAGCGGATATCCTCAGGCACTTCGTCAAACAGGGAGTCGGCAATGATGTCTGA
- the atpD gene encoding F0F1 ATP synthase subunit beta: protein MPDFMQQLIETEERNFGTVLSVRGSVVDISFPQDLPPVQSELHTGDQQEIVIEVLTQLNDQTVRGIALNSTRGLSRGARVLNTGHPLQVPVGPQLLGRMLNVFGQTVDTGAPVECDHWRSIHHQSPALVERPPRSEIFSTGIKAIDLLSPLERGGKAGLFGGAGVGKTVLITELIHNVVGAHKGVSLFCGIGERCREAEELYREMQDAGVLENTVMVFGQMNEPPGARYRVGHAALTMAEYFRDDQRQDVLLLIDNIFRFIQAGTEVSGLMGELPSRVGYQPTLASDLAELEERICTTTSGSITSVQAVYVPADDFTDPSAVHTFAHLSTSVVLSRRRASEGLYPAIDLLNSSSKMLMPPIVGDHHYQVAQSVRETLANYEDLKDIIAMLGLEELSREDRRIVNRARRIERFLTQPFFSTEQFTGYQGKFVSLQETLDGCERILNDEFYDVSERALYMIGSIEEVKKGSAI, encoded by the coding sequence ATGCCTGATTTCATGCAGCAGTTGATCGAGACAGAAGAGCGGAATTTCGGAACGGTGCTTTCGGTACGGGGAAGCGTTGTAGATATCAGCTTCCCGCAGGATTTACCTCCCGTTCAAAGCGAACTGCATACCGGCGATCAACAGGAAATCGTCATCGAAGTCCTGACTCAGTTGAACGATCAGACAGTCCGTGGAATTGCTCTGAACTCGACGCGTGGACTTTCGCGCGGCGCCAGGGTTCTGAACACCGGGCATCCGCTGCAAGTCCCTGTCGGACCTCAACTGCTGGGAAGAATGCTGAACGTCTTCGGCCAGACAGTCGATACCGGTGCGCCGGTGGAATGCGATCACTGGCGATCCATCCATCACCAGTCTCCCGCGCTGGTAGAACGGCCTCCGCGTTCAGAAATATTCAGCACCGGCATCAAAGCCATCGACCTGCTTTCGCCCCTGGAACGGGGTGGAAAAGCAGGCCTGTTTGGTGGAGCCGGTGTCGGCAAAACCGTGCTGATTACCGAGCTCATCCATAATGTCGTCGGTGCACACAAAGGGGTCAGCCTGTTCTGTGGAATCGGAGAACGTTGTCGCGAGGCAGAAGAACTCTACCGTGAAATGCAGGACGCGGGAGTACTCGAGAATACCGTCATGGTCTTCGGCCAGATGAATGAACCGCCGGGAGCCCGCTACCGCGTGGGGCACGCAGCGCTTACCATGGCCGAATACTTTCGCGACGATCAACGACAGGATGTGCTACTGCTGATTGATAATATTTTCCGTTTTATTCAGGCGGGAACCGAAGTATCCGGACTGATGGGAGAACTTCCTTCCCGCGTAGGTTATCAACCAACGCTCGCTTCCGACCTGGCAGAACTTGAAGAGCGTATCTGCACGACCACCAGTGGCTCCATTACTTCGGTACAGGCGGTCTACGTCCCGGCAGATGACTTTACCGACCCTTCTGCCGTTCATACATTCGCGCATCTTTCCACATCAGTCGTGCTCTCCCGCAGACGCGCTTCGGAAGGACTGTACCCCGCCATTGACCTGCTGAATTCCAGTTCCAAAATGTTGATGCCCCCGATTGTAGGAGACCATCATTATCAGGTAGCACAATCGGTTCGTGAGACACTCGCAAACTACGAAGACTTAAAAGACATTATTGCCATGCTGGGTCTGGAAGAACTGTCGCGTGAAGACCGACGTATTGTCAATCGTGCCCGACGCATTGAACGGTTCCTGACGCAGCCTTTTTTCAGCACAGAACAGTTCACCGGCTATCAGGGCAAGTTTGTGTCCCTGCAGGAAACATTAGACGGCTGCGAACGTATTTTGAATGACGAGTTTTATGATGTGTCAGAGCGGGCGTTGTATATGATCGGTTCCATTGAGGAAGTAAAAAAAGGCAGTGCCATATGA
- the ppsA gene encoding phosphoenolpyruvate synthase, protein MALQEPLVLWFDEIGIADVPSVGGKNASLGEMYCQLNSEGISVPNGFATTATAYRCFLKETGLDQQIREILQDLDTTDIYNLQQHGLEVRHAILSAEMPTSLQREILQAYDKLSEALPGGIDVAVRSSATAEDLPDASFAGQQESYLNVRGPATLLETCRRCFASLFTDRAISYRTEKGFDHFDIALSIGIQRMVRSDLAASGVMFSIDTETGFKDAVLINAAYGLGENIVQGSVNPDEFYVFKPTLKQGFQPILKKTLGSKEFKLIYDAGGGKMTRNVPVDPVDRKRFAITEEEILTLSRWATRIEEHYSSVQGRYCPMDIEWAKDGNTGELFIVQARPETIHGNPRSQTLETYHLKKRGRVLVSGHSVGERIGHGIARVIESAKNLNEVQPGDVLVTDRTDPDWEPVMKIASAIITNRGGRTCHAAIISRELGVPAIVGAETATTAILSGQQVTVCCAEGDTGYVYDGQLDYEIQEVNLDRLPETRTSVKMIVGNPNEAFRLSLLPSDGVGLARMEFIINSFIRIHPMALLEYNQLKDPILKSEIDRLTPGYTDKPAFFVDTLAQGVGMIAAAFYPREVIVRMSDFKTNEYANLVGGAQFEPDEENPMIGFRGASRYYHPRYRDAFGLECQAMRKVRETMGLTNMKLMIPFCRTVTEGRKVLEEMARHGLQRGKDGLEIYIMCEIPSNVIQAEAFAEIFDGFSIGSNDLTQLTLGVDRDSEVVASIFDERDPAVMESLATAIQRVKAAGKKIGICGQAPSDYPEIAEFLVKQGIDSISLNPDAVVKTVTRIAEVEADLASSKSVAGIET, encoded by the coding sequence ATGGCGTTACAGGAGCCGCTGGTTTTGTGGTTTGATGAAATCGGTATTGCTGACGTACCTTCGGTGGGAGGTAAAAACGCTTCACTGGGAGAAATGTACTGTCAGTTAAATTCAGAGGGGATAAGCGTTCCCAATGGTTTTGCCACGACGGCAACTGCATATCGCTGTTTTTTAAAAGAAACGGGTCTGGATCAGCAGATCCGAGAGATCCTGCAGGATCTGGACACGACTGATATTTATAATCTTCAGCAGCACGGCCTGGAGGTCAGACATGCGATACTTTCTGCTGAGATGCCGACTTCGTTACAGAGGGAGATATTGCAGGCGTATGACAAATTGAGTGAAGCGTTGCCCGGCGGTATTGATGTTGCTGTTCGCAGCAGTGCAACCGCTGAAGATCTGCCGGATGCCAGTTTCGCCGGACAACAGGAATCGTACCTGAATGTACGTGGGCCAGCTACATTGCTGGAAACCTGTCGTCGCTGCTTTGCTTCGCTGTTTACAGATCGGGCCATTTCCTACCGAACCGAGAAGGGGTTCGATCATTTCGACATTGCGCTTTCCATTGGGATTCAACGCATGGTGCGTTCGGACCTGGCGGCTTCTGGAGTGATGTTTTCCATTGATACAGAAACCGGATTTAAAGATGCCGTTCTGATCAACGCGGCTTATGGACTGGGGGAAAACATTGTCCAGGGCAGTGTGAATCCGGATGAATTTTATGTTTTCAAACCGACATTGAAGCAGGGCTTCCAACCGATTTTGAAAAAAACACTGGGTTCCAAAGAGTTCAAACTGATCTACGATGCGGGAGGCGGCAAGATGACGCGTAACGTTCCCGTTGATCCGGTCGACAGGAAACGGTTTGCCATTACCGAGGAAGAGATACTCACACTCAGCCGCTGGGCGACCCGGATTGAAGAACATTACTCGTCGGTGCAGGGACGCTACTGTCCGATGGACATCGAATGGGCCAAGGATGGGAACACCGGAGAACTGTTTATCGTGCAGGCACGACCGGAAACCATTCATGGGAACCCACGGTCACAGACTCTCGAGACATATCATCTGAAAAAACGGGGCCGCGTGCTGGTTTCGGGGCACAGTGTGGGAGAACGCATCGGTCATGGCATCGCGCGGGTCATCGAGAGTGCGAAAAACCTGAATGAAGTGCAACCAGGTGATGTGCTGGTCACAGACCGAACCGATCCAGACTGGGAACCGGTGATGAAAATTGCCTCCGCGATCATTACCAATCGCGGAGGGCGGACCTGCCATGCAGCCATTATCAGTCGGGAACTGGGGGTACCGGCGATCGTGGGCGCAGAAACGGCTACCACTGCGATTCTATCAGGTCAACAGGTGACTGTCTGCTGTGCGGAAGGCGATACCGGTTATGTGTATGACGGGCAACTGGATTACGAAATTCAGGAAGTCAACCTGGATCGCTTACCTGAAACCAGAACCAGCGTGAAAATGATCGTAGGGAATCCGAACGAAGCATTTCGGCTTTCCCTGCTTCCCAGCGATGGCGTGGGGCTCGCGCGGATGGAATTCATCATCAACTCATTCATTCGAATCCATCCGATGGCATTGCTGGAATACAACCAGTTAAAAGATCCGATTTTAAAGTCGGAAATCGATCGACTGACCCCTGGCTACACAGATAAACCGGCATTTTTTGTGGACACACTGGCGCAGGGGGTCGGTATGATCGCTGCTGCCTTTTACCCGCGCGAAGTGATCGTGCGAATGAGCGATTTCAAAACCAATGAATATGCCAACCTGGTCGGGGGGGCGCAATTTGAGCCTGACGAAGAAAATCCGATGATCGGTTTCCGAGGGGCATCGCGTTATTATCATCCCCGCTACCGGGACGCATTCGGACTCGAGTGTCAGGCGATGCGCAAAGTGCGTGAGACGATGGGCCTGACGAATATGAAACTGATGATTCCCTTCTGTCGTACCGTGACAGAAGGAAGAAAAGTACTCGAAGAAATGGCACGCCATGGTTTACAGAGGGGGAAAGACGGTCTGGAAATTTATATCATGTGCGAAATTCCCAGTAATGTCATTCAGGCTGAGGCGTTTGCAGAAATCTTCGATGGGTTTTCGATCGGTTCCAATGATCTGACCCAGTTGACACTCGGCGTGGATCGCGATTCTGAAGTCGTTGCGTCAATCTTTGATGAACGTGATCCGGCGGTGATGGAGTCGCTGGCAACTGCCATCCAACGCGTGAAAGCAGCGGGGAAAAAGATCGGGATTTGTGGACAGGCTCCCAGTGACTACCCGGAAATCGCGGAATTTCTGGTGAAGCAGGGAATTGACAGTATCTCACTGAATCCAGATGCCGTTGTCAAAACGGTAACACGTATCGCGGAAGTAGAGGCTGACCTGGCATCTAGTAAATCTGTTGCTGGAATAGAAACATAG
- a CDS encoding hemerythrin domain-containing protein, with protein sequence MKPDRVGETKKNSHEHLQYLLDGHEQILEHIKELNHWWRELDERGLPKYGEMGTRMEGLRDLLSKHFHDEEQEGYFKPVMDESPGFCIMVPDFREKHKKFLTQIGDFSTRLKQSEPPFQNWNEALTELQGLLDELRISENEEIQHVREAYEKSSSDHSS encoded by the coding sequence ATGAAACCTGATCGTGTGGGGGAAACGAAAAAAAATTCACACGAACATTTACAGTATCTTCTGGACGGTCATGAACAGATTCTGGAGCATATTAAGGAACTGAATCACTGGTGGAGAGAACTGGATGAACGAGGCTTACCAAAATACGGAGAAATGGGAACCCGCATGGAAGGTTTACGGGATCTGCTCTCGAAGCATTTCCATGATGAGGAGCAGGAGGGGTATTTTAAACCGGTTATGGATGAGTCACCCGGATTTTGTATTATGGTTCCGGATTTTCGAGAAAAACATAAAAAATTCCTGACGCAGATCGGCGATTTCAGTACACGTTTGAAGCAGTCAGAGCCTCCCTTTCAGAACTGGAATGAAGCCTTGACGGAACTGCAGGGATTGCTGGATGAACTGCGCATTAGTGAAAACGAGGAAATCCAGCATGTACGCGAAGCGTACGAAAAATCTTCTTCCGACCATTCATCGTGA
- a CDS encoding histone deacetylase family protein: MILLYSDPVFLKHDTGDLPENATRILPAMRRASQIAMHAHCRQRSWNEVTDTVLERVHSQQYIRFVKEFCEQGGGHISEDTVVCRESYGVARKAVGAVCDAVEQIVQDKAERAFCLVRPPGHHAAPESALGFCVFNNVAVGARLAIKELGLERVLIVDWDVHHGDGTQEIFWEDGQVGFLSIHRSSFYQNTGTAAETGAGKGLGTTMNVPVESGTSREHYCELFTAAVEQMAARIRPQLVLISAGFDAHKDDPIGSLGLESEDYARLTRVVLEIAKTHANGRVVSVLEGGYNPGALAECIEHHLLEMASA, translated from the coding sequence ATGATCCTGCTTTATTCTGACCCTGTTTTCCTGAAACATGATACCGGGGATCTTCCGGAAAATGCCACTCGTATTCTTCCCGCAATGAGACGCGCCAGCCAGATTGCCATGCATGCACATTGTCGTCAGCGGTCATGGAATGAAGTTACAGATACCGTACTGGAACGCGTGCATTCGCAACAGTACATTCGTTTCGTGAAAGAGTTCTGCGAACAGGGGGGAGGGCATATTTCAGAAGATACGGTCGTCTGCCGCGAGTCATATGGAGTGGCGCGAAAGGCGGTCGGTGCTGTCTGCGATGCGGTGGAGCAGATTGTTCAAGACAAAGCAGAGCGGGCCTTCTGTCTGGTGCGTCCTCCCGGACATCATGCTGCGCCCGAATCGGCGCTGGGTTTTTGTGTGTTCAATAATGTAGCCGTCGGTGCGCGTCTGGCGATCAAGGAACTGGGACTGGAGCGGGTGCTGATTGTAGACTGGGACGTACATCATGGAGATGGTACGCAGGAAATATTCTGGGAAGATGGACAGGTTGGATTTCTGTCAATTCATCGTTCTTCGTTTTATCAAAATACGGGAACTGCTGCAGAAACAGGTGCCGGGAAAGGGCTGGGGACAACCATGAACGTTCCGGTTGAGTCGGGTACATCGCGGGAACACTATTGCGAGCTGTTCACAGCGGCTGTTGAACAAATGGCCGCACGCATCAGACCGCAACTCGTGCTGATCAGTGCTGGCTTCGATGCTCATAAAGACGACCCGATCGGATCACTGGGACTGGAAAGTGAAGATTATGCCAGGCTCACCCGGGTTGTCCTTGAAATCGCAAAAACGCATGCCAATGGACGTGTCGTAAGTGTGCTGGAAGGGGGATATAATCCCGGCGCTCTTGCAGAATGTATTGAACATCATTTACTGGAAATGGCATCTGCCTGA